One Streptomyces sp. SAI-135 DNA segment encodes these proteins:
- a CDS encoding polysaccharide deacetylase family protein: MGTVGQTYKNGALRVSIRGGLVLLATAALASGCARPAATDVPRQRPLQAPPAPAAELQADKTLIRAARLRAEQTRGALARRWGLKRVPLTAPPAPVTKPRITTRDGFEVDGHEEKGLPPVFTTIPTDQKIVFLTVDDGAEKDPAFLRMTSELRIPYTAFLSDYLIKDDYGYFRKMRDRGVALDNHTLHHPYLPGLSYARQKREICGMQDVIEKQYGKRPALFRPPYGNYNEDTLRAARSCGIRYAPIWNEEVFADHWEYREWDRRIRPGDIVLSHFRGRADGKGTMTDMVRRFLDKVTAEGYAVARLEDYL; this comes from the coding sequence ATGGGAACAGTAGGACAAACCTATAAAAATGGTGCGTTGAGGGTGTCGATCCGCGGCGGACTCGTCCTCCTGGCCACGGCCGCCCTGGCCTCCGGCTGCGCCCGCCCGGCCGCGACCGACGTACCGCGGCAGCGCCCCCTCCAGGCACCCCCGGCCCCCGCCGCCGAGCTCCAGGCCGACAAGACCCTCATCCGGGCCGCCCGCCTCCGCGCCGAGCAGACCCGCGGTGCCCTCGCCAGGCGGTGGGGGCTGAAGAGGGTCCCGCTGACGGCCCCGCCGGCACCCGTGACCAAGCCCCGCATCACCACCCGCGACGGCTTCGAGGTCGACGGCCACGAGGAGAAGGGGCTGCCACCGGTCTTCACCACGATCCCCACCGACCAGAAGATCGTCTTCCTCACCGTCGACGACGGCGCCGAGAAGGACCCCGCGTTCCTGCGGATGACGAGCGAGCTGCGGATCCCGTACACCGCCTTCCTCAGCGACTACCTCATCAAGGACGACTACGGCTACTTCCGGAAGATGCGGGACAGGGGGGTCGCCCTCGACAACCACACCCTCCACCACCCCTACCTGCCCGGGCTGTCCTACGCCCGCCAGAAGCGCGAGATCTGCGGGATGCAGGACGTCATCGAGAAGCAGTACGGCAAGCGGCCGGCGCTCTTCCGTCCGCCCTACGGCAACTACAACGAGGACACCCTGCGCGCGGCCCGCTCCTGCGGCATCAGGTACGCGCCGATCTGGAACGAGGAGGTCTTCGCCGACCACTGGGAGTACCGCGAGTGGGACCGCAGGATCCGCCCCGGCGACATCGTGCTCAGCCACTTCCGGGGCCGCGCGGACGGGAAGGGCACGATGACCGACATGGTCCGCCGCTTCCTGGACAAGGTCACGGCCGAGGGCTACGCCGTCGCACGCCTCGAGGACTACCTGTGA
- a CDS encoding LacI family DNA-binding transcriptional regulator — translation MTPPEPAETRTTSPTAGRSPQTATLAEIAREAGVSAPTVSKVLNGRADVAPATRARVEDLLRAHGYRRRRAEASRSPLIDLVFHELESAWAMEVIRGVENVARDAGLSVVLSESAGRLTPGRTWADQVAARRPHGVVLVLSGLDDSQRALLASRSIPFVVMDPAGDPGADVPSIGATNWQGGLAATRHLVELGHRRIGAISGPSRMMCSRARVDGYRAALETAGLPVDPELIVAGDFHHETGYRQGLELLRRPDRPTAVFAGNDLQALGVYEAARELGLRIPEDLSVVGFDDLPVAPWVGPPLTTVRQPLTEMAEAAAKLVLDLGREGGSPAATRVELATSLVVRSSTARCAELERGA, via the coding sequence ATGACACCCCCGGAGCCCGCTGAAACCCGGACGACTTCCCCGACGGCAGGACGGTCGCCGCAGACGGCCACCCTGGCCGAGATCGCCCGTGAGGCCGGCGTGTCGGCGCCGACAGTTTCGAAGGTCCTCAACGGCAGGGCCGATGTCGCGCCCGCGACCCGCGCCCGCGTCGAGGATCTGCTGCGCGCGCACGGCTACCGGCGCCGGCGTGCCGAGGCGAGCCGTTCGCCCCTGATCGACCTGGTCTTCCACGAGCTGGAGAGCGCGTGGGCGATGGAGGTCATCCGGGGCGTGGAGAACGTGGCCCGCGACGCCGGGCTCAGCGTGGTGCTGAGCGAGAGCGCGGGACGGCTCACGCCCGGCCGCACCTGGGCCGACCAGGTCGCCGCCCGCCGCCCCCACGGGGTGGTGCTGGTGCTGTCCGGGCTCGACGACTCCCAGCGCGCGCTGCTGGCCAGCAGATCGATCCCGTTCGTCGTGATGGACCCCGCCGGTGATCCGGGCGCCGACGTGCCCTCCATCGGCGCCACCAACTGGCAGGGCGGGCTCGCCGCGACCCGGCACCTGGTCGAGCTGGGCCACCGCAGGATCGGCGCGATCAGCGGACCCTCCCGCATGATGTGCAGCCGTGCCCGGGTCGACGGCTACCGGGCCGCCCTGGAGACCGCGGGGCTGCCCGTCGACCCCGAGCTGATCGTGGCCGGCGACTTCCACCACGAGACCGGCTACCGCCAGGGACTGGAGCTGCTGCGCCGCCCGGACCGGCCCACGGCCGTCTTCGCGGGCAACGACCTCCAGGCGCTCGGCGTCTACGAGGCCGCCCGCGAGCTGGGGCTGCGCATCCCGGAGGACCTCAGCGTGGTCGGCTTCGACGACCTTCCGGTGGCGCCCTGGGTGGGGCCGCCGCTGACGACCGTACGACAGCCCCTGACGGAGATGGCCGAGGCCGCCGCCAAGCTGGTGCTCGACCTGGGCCGGGAGGGCGGGAGCCCGGCGGCGACCCGGGTGGAGCTGGCGACGAGCCTGGTGGTGCGCAGCAGCACGGCGCGCTGCGCTGAGCTGGAACGGGGCGCCTGA
- the groL gene encoding chaperonin GroEL (60 kDa chaperone family; promotes refolding of misfolded polypeptides especially under stressful conditions; forms two stacked rings of heptamers to form a barrel-shaped 14mer; ends can be capped by GroES; misfolded proteins enter the barrel where they are refolded when GroES binds) gives MAKILKFDEDARRALERGVNKLADTVKVTIGPKGRNVVIDKKFGAPTITNDGVTIAREVEVEDPYENLGAQLVKEVATKTNDIAGDGTTTATVLAQALVREGLKNVAAGASPAALKKGIDAAVAAVSEDLLATARPIDEKSDIAAVAALSAQDQQVGELIAEAMDKVGKDGVITVEESNTFGLELDFTEGMAFDKGYLSPYMVSDQERMEAVLDDPYILINQGKISSIQDLLPLLEKVIQAGASKPLLIIAEDVEGEALSTLVVNKIRGTFNAVAVKAPGFGDRRKAMLQDMATLTGAEVISEEVGLKLDQVGLDVLGSARRVTVTKDDTTIVDGAGDSAAVQGRVAQIKAEIENTDSDWDREKLQERLAKLAGGVCVIKVGAATEVELKEKKHRLEDAISATRAAVEEGIVSGGGSALVHAAKVLEGGLGKTGDEATGVAVVRKAVVEPLRWIAENAGLEGYVITSKVAELDKGQGFNAATGEYGDLVKAGVIDPVKVTRSALENAASIASLLLTTETLVVEKKEEEEPAAGGHSHGHAH, from the coding sequence ATGGCGAAGATCCTGAAGTTCGACGAGGACGCCCGTCGCGCCCTCGAGCGCGGCGTCAACAAGCTTGCCGACACGGTCAAGGTGACGATCGGCCCCAAGGGCCGCAACGTCGTCATCGACAAGAAGTTCGGCGCTCCCACCATCACCAACGACGGCGTCACCATCGCCCGCGAGGTCGAGGTCGAGGACCCGTACGAGAACCTCGGCGCCCAGCTGGTGAAGGAGGTGGCGACCAAGACCAACGACATCGCGGGTGACGGCACCACCACCGCCACCGTGCTCGCCCAGGCGCTGGTGCGCGAGGGCCTGAAGAACGTCGCCGCGGGTGCCTCCCCGGCCGCCCTGAAGAAGGGCATCGACGCCGCCGTCGCGGCCGTGTCCGAGGACCTCCTCGCGACCGCCCGCCCGATCGACGAGAAGTCCGACATCGCCGCCGTCGCCGCGCTGTCCGCCCAGGACCAGCAGGTCGGCGAGCTCATCGCCGAGGCGATGGACAAGGTCGGCAAGGACGGTGTCATCACCGTCGAGGAGTCCAACACCTTCGGCCTGGAGCTGGACTTCACCGAGGGCATGGCCTTCGACAAGGGCTACCTGTCGCCGTACATGGTCTCCGACCAGGAGCGTATGGAGGCCGTCCTCGACGACCCGTACATCCTGATCAACCAGGGCAAGATCTCCTCGATCCAGGACCTGCTGCCGCTGCTCGAGAAGGTCATCCAGGCGGGTGCCTCCAAGCCGCTGCTGATCATCGCCGAGGACGTCGAGGGCGAGGCCCTGTCGACCCTGGTCGTCAACAAGATCCGCGGCACCTTCAACGCGGTCGCCGTCAAGGCCCCCGGCTTCGGCGACCGTCGCAAGGCGATGCTCCAGGACATGGCGACCCTGACCGGCGCCGAGGTCATCTCCGAGGAGGTCGGCCTCAAGCTCGACCAGGTCGGCCTGGACGTGCTGGGCTCCGCCCGCCGTGTCACGGTCACCAAGGACGACACCACGATCGTCGACGGCGCCGGTGACTCCGCCGCCGTCCAGGGCCGGGTCGCCCAGATCAAGGCCGAGATCGAGAACACCGACTCCGACTGGGACCGCGAGAAGCTCCAGGAGCGCCTCGCGAAGCTGGCCGGCGGCGTGTGCGTGATCAAGGTCGGCGCCGCCACCGAGGTGGAGCTGAAGGAGAAGAAGCACCGTCTGGAGGACGCCATCTCCGCGACCCGCGCCGCGGTCGAGGAGGGCATCGTCTCCGGTGGTGGCTCCGCTCTGGTCCACGCCGCCAAGGTGCTCGAGGGCGGCCTCGGCAAGACCGGCGACGAGGCCACCGGTGTGGCCGTCGTCCGCAAGGCCGTCGTCGAGCCGCTGCGCTGGATCGCCGAGAACGCCGGCCTGGAGGGCTACGTCATCACCTCCAAGGTCGCCGAGCTCGACAAGGGCCAGGGCTTCAACGCCGCGACCGGCGAGTACGGCGACCTGGTCAAGGCCGGCGTCATCGACCCGGTCAAGGTCACCCGCTCCGCCCTGGAGAACGCCGCCTCCATCGCCTCCCTCCTCCTGACGACCGAGACCCTGGTCGTCGAGAAGAAGGAAGAGGAGGAGCCGGCCGCCGGTGGTCACAGCCACGGCCACGCCCACTGA
- a CDS encoding cell wall-binding repeat-containing protein, with product MRLFTRRRAAALATAAALAAVGTLSAAPGAAADDAGPWPGTEGRILTDGPVLVDPVTGTKSQVPNTGSGSDGAWAPDGSRFVTAYGQDITSIRPSGAAKLTLPTAQGVRSSAVYEDLTFWWGGQYVVFSTGGQLVYGPSDGSYAPRPLLTSAQEPANVCDTDPTASPSGKLAFERRTNVGCYDNAGVYVYDPATKTVKRVLTDAEQPAFSPDGTKLAFVRKDADGKLQIFTAKADGTGVQQVTTGPGYALNPSWSPTGKRILFDAHTTGDSADVQSTEYVDLATGTRTAVPGTPQGSNPSWQPLRKNNTGRVWGSDSYTTTVAGSRWTWNKVGQHLPGLMDAKAAVLTNRDSASYALTAPALAGKKQGPVLPTPKTGLSSAVKAELKRVLKPGANVYLLGGTSVLGGSVTSQVKALGFTPKRLSGADRFATSVAVAKTITTAPKYVFLASGTDAYASLPAAAAAGADGTSSAGGLVLTNGKKLTSSVKSYLNGLNPNKTMVITVGADAKYALTHTSFSRWPSSSSYYPITGSTKESLAVNLARFWWSAPANVALAYSGSWRDGLSAAAAMNVFGPVLWTSRPALSKEVSSYLLRESASTNTAIAFGGTGSVTAGALGTAGAAMAANSGQVAYTPYYNGNEPASTRMSSQPLRAGDGGTATAARPGPVGADPHLEALRTVLHR from the coding sequence TTGAGACTGTTCACGCGCCGCCGTGCCGCGGCGCTCGCGACCGCGGCGGCGCTCGCCGCGGTGGGCACCCTGTCCGCAGCGCCCGGCGCCGCCGCCGACGACGCGGGGCCCTGGCCGGGCACCGAGGGCCGGATCCTCACCGACGGCCCGGTACTCGTCGACCCGGTCACCGGGACGAAGAGCCAGGTCCCGAACACCGGCTCGGGCTCCGACGGCGCCTGGGCCCCCGACGGCAGCCGGTTCGTCACCGCCTACGGCCAGGACATCACCAGCATCCGCCCCAGCGGGGCCGCGAAGCTCACCCTGCCCACGGCGCAGGGCGTGCGCTCCAGCGCCGTCTACGAGGACCTGACCTTCTGGTGGGGCGGCCAGTACGTGGTCTTCTCCACCGGCGGCCAGCTCGTCTACGGCCCCTCCGACGGCTCCTACGCGCCCCGCCCGCTGCTGACGTCGGCCCAGGAACCCGCGAACGTCTGCGACACCGACCCGACGGCGAGCCCGTCCGGCAAGCTCGCCTTCGAACGCCGGACCAACGTCGGCTGCTACGACAACGCAGGCGTCTACGTCTACGACCCGGCGACGAAGACGGTCAAGCGGGTCCTGACCGACGCCGAGCAGCCCGCCTTCTCGCCCGACGGCACCAAGCTGGCCTTCGTCCGCAAGGACGCCGACGGCAAGCTCCAGATCTTCACGGCGAAGGCCGACGGCACCGGCGTCCAGCAGGTCACCACCGGCCCGGGCTACGCGCTCAACCCGTCCTGGTCACCGACCGGCAAGCGCATCCTCTTCGACGCGCACACCACCGGTGACAGCGCCGACGTGCAGAGCACCGAGTACGTCGACCTGGCCACCGGCACGCGCACGGCGGTCCCGGGCACCCCGCAGGGCAGCAACCCGAGCTGGCAGCCGCTGCGCAAGAACAACACCGGCCGGGTCTGGGGCTCCGACAGCTACACCACCACGGTCGCCGGCTCCCGCTGGACCTGGAACAAGGTCGGTCAGCACCTGCCGGGCCTGATGGACGCCAAGGCCGCGGTGCTCACCAACCGGGACAGCGCCTCGTACGCGCTCACCGCGCCCGCCCTGGCCGGCAAGAAGCAGGGGCCGGTCCTGCCGACCCCGAAGACCGGCCTCTCCTCGGCGGTGAAGGCCGAGCTGAAGCGGGTGCTCAAGCCCGGCGCGAACGTGTACCTCCTCGGGGGCACGTCCGTCCTGGGCGGCAGCGTCACCTCCCAGGTCAAGGCCCTCGGCTTCACGCCCAAGCGGCTGAGCGGAGCGGACCGCTTCGCGACCTCGGTCGCCGTCGCCAAGACGATCACGACCGCCCCGAAGTACGTCTTCCTGGCCTCCGGCACCGACGCCTACGCGTCCCTCCCGGCGGCCGCCGCGGCCGGCGCCGACGGCACCAGCAGCGCGGGCGGCCTGGTCCTGACCAACGGCAAGAAGCTGACCTCGTCGGTGAAGTCGTACCTCAACGGCCTCAACCCGAACAAGACCATGGTCATCACGGTGGGCGCGGACGCCAAGTACGCCCTGACCCACACGTCGTTCTCCAGGTGGCCCTCCTCGTCCTCGTACTACCCGATCACGGGTAGCACGAAGGAGTCCCTCGCGGTGAACCTCGCCAGGTTCTGGTGGAGCGCGCCGGCCAACGTCGCCCTCGCCTACTCCGGCTCCTGGCGCGACGGTCTCTCCGCGGCCGCGGCGATGAACGTCTTCGGCCCCGTGCTGTGGACCTCGCGCCCCGCCCTGTCGAAGGAGGTCTCGAGCTATCTGCTGCGCGAGTCGGCGAGCACCAACACCGCGATCGCCTTCGGCGGCACGGGCTCGGTCACGGCCGGCGCGCTCGGCACCGCGGGCGCCGCGATGGCGGCGAACAGCGGCCAGGTCGCCTACACGCCGTACTACAACGGCAACGAGCCCGCGAGCACCCGGATGAGCAGCCAGCCCCTGCGCGCCGGCGACGGCGGGACCGCCACCGCGGCCCGGCCCGGTCCGGTCGGCGCCGACCCGCACCTGGAGGCGCTCAGGACGGTCCTGCACCGGTGA
- a CDS encoding YciI family protein, translating to MPRYLSMVQIDEKTAPAEGPSDALMQRMGELIEEMTKAGVLLDTAGLTPTAQGARVRWEKGELSVTDGPFTEAKEVVGGYAIVQAKDMAEAIEWTKRFLKVHEEHWTVTCEVREIVEG from the coding sequence ATGCCGCGCTACCTGTCGATGGTCCAGATCGACGAGAAGACCGCCCCCGCCGAGGGCCCCAGCGACGCCCTGATGCAGCGCATGGGTGAGCTGATCGAGGAGATGACGAAGGCCGGGGTGCTGCTGGACACCGCAGGGCTCACGCCGACCGCGCAGGGCGCCCGGGTGCGCTGGGAGAAGGGCGAACTGTCGGTGACCGACGGGCCCTTCACCGAGGCCAAGGAGGTCGTCGGCGGGTACGCGATCGTCCAGGCCAAGGACATGGCCGAGGCGATCGAGTGGACCAAGCGCTTCCTGAAGGTGCACGAGGAGCACTGGACGGTCACCTGCGAGGTGCGGGAGATCGTGGAGGGCTGA
- the groES gene encoding co-chaperone GroES — MTTTSSKVAIKPLEDRIVVQPLDAEQTTASGLVIPDTAKEKPQEGVVLAVGPGRFENGERLPLDVQTGDIVLYSKYGGTEVKYNGEEYLVLSARDVLAIIEK, encoded by the coding sequence GTGACGACCACCAGCTCCAAGGTTGCCATCAAGCCGCTCGAGGACCGCATCGTGGTCCAGCCGCTCGACGCCGAGCAGACCACCGCCTCTGGCCTGGTCATCCCGGACACCGCCAAGGAGAAGCCCCAGGAGGGCGTCGTCCTGGCCGTGGGCCCGGGCCGCTTCGAGAACGGCGAGCGACTGCCGCTCGACGTCCAGACCGGCGACATCGTGCTGTACAGCAAGTACGGCGGCACCGAGGTGAAGTACAACGGCGAGGAGTACCTCGTCCTCTCGGCCCGCGACGTGCTCGCGATCATCGAGAAGTAA
- a CDS encoding methyltransferase domain-containing protein: MNDLAPLLTPEGRALLDDVRGTAPADELAVATRLRREHPAELVSAALGQARLRQRAEAKFGAEDAGRMFFTPNGVEQSTRASVATYRARRLKALGVTSVADLCCGIGGDAIALARAGIRVLAVDRDPLTAATARANADALGLAGLIDVREADVTEVDTAPYDAVFVDPARRGGRGRIFDPEACSPPLSWAVQAALKAPHAALKVAPGIPHEAVPAEAEAEWISDGGDVKEAVLWFGTAPGAVRATLLPGPRTLLGRELPDPEVRSVGRYLYEPDGAVIRAHLVAEVAQEVEGGLVDPTIAYVTSDALHATGYATAYEITDQLPFNVKKLKALLREREVGILTVKKRGSAVEPEELRRKALPKQHGPHSATVFLTRVAGAPTMLIGAPARAVTGAGPS; encoded by the coding sequence GTGAACGACCTCGCCCCCCTCCTGACCCCCGAGGGCCGTGCCCTCCTCGACGACGTGCGCGGCACCGCCCCCGCCGACGAACTCGCCGTCGCCACCCGGCTGCGCCGCGAGCACCCGGCCGAACTGGTCTCGGCGGCGCTCGGCCAGGCGCGGCTGCGGCAGCGGGCGGAGGCGAAGTTCGGGGCCGAGGACGCGGGGCGGATGTTCTTCACGCCGAACGGGGTCGAGCAGTCGACGCGGGCGAGCGTGGCGACGTACCGGGCCCGCAGGCTGAAGGCGCTGGGCGTCACCTCCGTCGCGGACCTGTGCTGCGGGATCGGCGGTGACGCGATCGCGCTGGCCCGGGCCGGGATCCGGGTCCTCGCGGTGGACCGGGACCCGCTGACGGCGGCGACCGCCCGGGCGAACGCGGACGCGCTGGGACTCGCCGGCCTGATCGACGTACGGGAGGCGGACGTCACGGAGGTCGACACGGCTCCGTACGACGCCGTGTTCGTGGATCCGGCGCGACGGGGCGGGCGGGGCCGCATCTTCGACCCGGAGGCCTGCTCGCCGCCCCTGTCATGGGCGGTCCAGGCCGCCCTCAAGGCCCCGCACGCGGCGCTGAAGGTCGCGCCGGGCATCCCGCACGAGGCGGTTCCGGCCGAGGCCGAGGCGGAGTGGATCTCCGACGGCGGGGACGTGAAGGAGGCGGTGCTGTGGTTCGGCACCGCGCCGGGGGCGGTCCGGGCGACACTGCTGCCGGGACCGCGGACACTGCTCGGCCGGGAGCTGCCCGATCCCGAGGTCCGGTCCGTGGGGCGGTACCTGTACGAGCCCGACGGTGCTGTCATCCGGGCCCACCTGGTCGCCGAGGTCGCGCAGGAGGTCGAGGGCGGACTCGTCGACCCCACCATCGCCTACGTGACCTCGGACGCCCTGCACGCGACCGGGTACGCCACCGCCTACGAGATCACCGATCAACTCCCCTTCAACGTGAAGAAGCTGAAGGCGCTGCTGCGCGAGCGGGAGGTCGGGATCCTGACCGTGAAGAAGCGCGGGTCGGCCGTCGAGCCGGAGGAGCTGCGGCGCAAGGCGCTTCCCAAGCAGCATGGGCCGCACTCGGCGACCGTGTTCCTGACCCGGGTCGCGGGGGCGCCGACCATGCTGATCGGCGCCCCCGCGAGGGCCGTCACCGGTGCAGGACCGTCCTGA
- a CDS encoding FG-GAP-like repeat-containing protein: MSNSRTHKAWSVPLIAGVLALGGIPALAGSAGAAPESVHSVQDDFNGDGYKDLAVGAPTATVGGKQGAGYVTVMYGGPQGLTKDHRTTISRSTSGVPGDPAAGENFGFQLSTGDLDGDGRTDLIIGQASPTRDAVVVWGGQNGLSGGVPVPAATTRAGDFDGDGKQDLVLFRGGRAVGDDPLGTRATVWRGPISRAGKPAATQDFGSTAVKPYDVLYAAAGDVNGDGRDDLALTVYLGDGGIGSQLYLARASGGAFTFAASPEGSGQVALGDVDGDGFDDVVRGVPNDSTVTVALGSASGLKPESTWKSYSQDTAGVPGGKEEEDAFGHAVSAGDVNGDGYADVAVGAPGERLGDKDGAGMVNVLYGGPAGLTGTGAQGFSQDTEGVPGAVEASDNFGDAVSVLDIDGNGWADLAAAASRENMVEGGNSGEGAVWSLRARATGIVTDAAFTFGPRAVGAPIERASFGGSLS, translated from the coding sequence ATGTCCAACTCGCGTACGCACAAAGCCTGGTCCGTACCGCTGATCGCCGGAGTGCTCGCGCTCGGCGGGATCCCCGCCCTCGCGGGCAGCGCAGGGGCCGCACCGGAGTCCGTGCACAGCGTCCAGGACGACTTCAACGGCGACGGCTACAAGGACCTCGCCGTCGGCGCCCCGACCGCCACGGTCGGCGGCAAGCAGGGGGCGGGCTACGTCACCGTCATGTACGGCGGCCCGCAGGGCCTGACCAAGGACCACCGCACCACCATCAGCCGCTCCACCAGCGGTGTCCCGGGCGATCCCGCCGCGGGCGAGAACTTCGGCTTCCAGCTGTCCACGGGAGACCTGGACGGCGACGGGCGCACCGACCTGATCATCGGGCAGGCATCCCCGACCCGGGACGCGGTCGTCGTCTGGGGCGGCCAGAACGGTCTGTCCGGCGGCGTGCCCGTGCCGGCCGCGACCACCCGGGCCGGCGACTTCGACGGCGACGGCAAGCAGGACCTGGTGCTGTTCCGCGGCGGCCGCGCCGTGGGCGACGACCCGCTCGGCACCCGGGCCACCGTGTGGCGGGGCCCGATCTCCCGGGCCGGGAAGCCGGCCGCCACCCAGGACTTCGGCTCGACCGCAGTGAAGCCCTACGACGTGCTGTACGCGGCCGCCGGGGACGTCAACGGCGACGGCCGCGACGACCTGGCGCTGACCGTCTACCTCGGCGACGGCGGCATCGGCTCCCAGCTGTACCTGGCCCGTGCCTCCGGAGGCGCCTTCACCTTCGCCGCCTCCCCCGAGGGCAGCGGCCAGGTGGCCCTCGGCGATGTCGACGGTGACGGCTTCGACGACGTCGTCCGGGGCGTGCCGAACGACTCCACGGTCACCGTGGCCCTCGGCTCGGCCTCCGGTCTGAAGCCGGAGTCGACCTGGAAGTCGTACAGCCAGGACACCGCGGGAGTCCCCGGCGGCAAGGAGGAGGAGGACGCCTTCGGCCACGCGGTGTCCGCCGGTGACGTCAACGGCGACGGCTACGCCGACGTGGCCGTGGGCGCGCCCGGCGAGAGGCTCGGCGACAAGGACGGGGCGGGCATGGTCAACGTCCTCTACGGCGGCCCCGCCGGTCTGACCGGCACGGGCGCCCAGGGCTTCTCCCAGGACACCGAAGGCGTCCCCGGTGCCGTGGAGGCCAGCGACAACTTCGGTGACGCGGTCAGCGTCCTCGACATCGACGGCAACGGCTGGGCGGACCTCGCGGCGGCGGCGTCCCGCGAGAACATGGTCGAAGGCGGGAACAGCGGTGAAGGCGCGGTCTGGTCGCTGCGGGCGCGTGCGACGGGCATCGTGACGGACGCGGCCTTCACCTTCGGACCCCGCGCGGTCGGGGCGCCCATCGAGCGGGCGTCGTTCGGCGGATCGCTGTCGTAG
- a CDS encoding polysaccharide deacetylase family protein, with amino-acid sequence MRPRILVAAGLAAVLLAGCAQSVDPIERLGKKAAQRVGSYGPARADGRPYRHWGLTAPLPAPPRVPARRAAGQNGRPPVVRRVETSDKVVFLTYDDGAEKDPRFVDLVRELRLPVSMFLTDSVVGPGYGHFARLQSVGASIQNHTLDHPALRGLPYAGQRAEICGQQEKVRSRFGIRPRLFRPPYGTYDRTTLRAAADCGLSAVVLWSVAAQGQTRGLRAGDIVSVTSAETTGPTLTERTTRLLREIERRGLTVGRLEDYL; translated from the coding sequence GTGAGACCGCGGATCCTGGTCGCCGCGGGGCTGGCGGCCGTACTCCTCGCGGGCTGCGCCCAGTCCGTCGACCCCATCGAACGGCTGGGGAAGAAGGCCGCCCAGCGGGTGGGGTCGTACGGCCCGGCAAGGGCGGACGGACGACCGTACCGCCACTGGGGTCTGACGGCCCCGCTGCCGGCGCCCCCGCGGGTGCCGGCACGCAGGGCGGCGGGCCAGAACGGCCGGCCGCCGGTGGTGCGGCGCGTCGAGACCTCCGACAAGGTCGTCTTCCTCACCTACGACGACGGCGCCGAGAAGGACCCGCGGTTCGTCGACCTGGTCCGTGAACTGCGGCTGCCCGTCAGCATGTTCCTCACGGACAGCGTGGTCGGCCCCGGCTACGGCCACTTCGCGCGCCTCCAGTCGGTCGGCGCGAGCATCCAGAACCACACCCTCGACCACCCCGCCCTGCGCGGCCTGCCGTACGCCGGGCAGCGCGCCGAGATCTGCGGCCAGCAGGAGAAGGTGCGGTCCCGCTTCGGGATCCGGCCGCGGCTGTTCCGGCCGCCCTACGGGACGTACGACCGCACGACCCTGCGCGCCGCGGCCGACTGCGGGCTCTCGGCGGTGGTGCTGTGGAGCGTGGCGGCGCAGGGGCAGACGCGGGGCCTGAGGGCGGGGGACATCGTCTCGGTGACCTCGGCGGAGACGACGGGCCCGACCCTGACGGAACGTACGACGAGACTGCTGCGGGAGATCGAGCGGCGGGGACTGACGGTGGGGCGGCTGGAGGACTACCTGTAG
- a CDS encoding ester cyclase, whose amino-acid sequence MTFVQLIDCRTSRFDEMDRLMDTWVEQTKGKRTATHAVVGKDRSDASHFVEIVEFPSYEEAMRNSGLPETERIFQGMVALCDEMPTFTDLDVVRDEQLNPGVAREFFERAGRDGTAELFERFTDDYVDHDPANPGDLRLAAAREEYEGWRKAFTFTFRVDDQIAQDDRVCTRWTWAGKHTGEFLGIPATEQNVTMTGTTWHRFRDGRICEGWWQYDRAGLMEQLGVLGQ is encoded by the coding sequence ATGACCTTCGTACAGCTCATCGACTGCAGGACCAGCCGTTTCGACGAGATGGACCGGCTGATGGACACATGGGTCGAGCAGACCAAGGGGAAGCGGACCGCGACGCACGCGGTCGTCGGCAAGGACCGGTCCGACGCGTCGCACTTCGTCGAGATCGTGGAGTTCCCGTCGTACGAGGAGGCGATGCGGAACTCGGGGCTGCCGGAGACCGAGCGGATCTTCCAGGGGATGGTGGCGCTGTGTGACGAGATGCCGACCTTCACGGACCTGGACGTGGTGCGGGACGAGCAGCTGAACCCGGGGGTCGCGCGGGAGTTCTTCGAGCGGGCCGGACGGGACGGCACGGCGGAGCTGTTCGAGCGGTTCACCGACGACTACGTCGACCACGATCCCGCCAATCCCGGGGACCTGCGGCTGGCCGCTGCGCGCGAGGAGTACGAGGGGTGGCGGAAGGCCTTCACCTTCACCTTCCGGGTGGACGACCAGATTGCCCAGGACGACCGGGTGTGCACCCGCTGGACCTGGGCCGGCAAGCACACCGGCGAGTTCCTGGGCATCCCGGCGACCGAGCAGAACGTCACCATGACCGGGACCACCTGGCACCGGTTCCGGGACGGGCGGATCTGCGAGGGGTGGTGGCAGTACGACCGGGCGGGGCTGATGGAACAGCTGGGGGTGCTGGGTCAGTGA